Proteins encoded within one genomic window of Lysinibacillus sphaericus:
- a CDS encoding ABC transporter substrate-binding protein yields MKKKKLWSLGVMLILVLSTMLAACSSGSDGKDTGSKDTSTGGDSASSGEKTLVYGRGGDSTALDPATVTEGESFKVTVNIYETLINFGEQDVTLKPGLAKSWKASEDGLTYTFQLEEGVKFHDGSDFNAEAVAKNFERWKAGADKFPYFMSQFTMGGEQIIESITPEGDYTVVFKLKQPQAPFLKNLAMSPFAIASPKAFEANDDALIDKPVGTGPFKFVNWTRNDSITIEKNTDYRIAGLPKLDKVIFRSIPDNSARLNALNNGEVDVVDGLSPSDKGSIETNGDLQLIERPSMNVGYLGLTVTRPPFDNVKVRQAVNYAIDKQALVDAFYEGLAEPAKNPMPPVIAGYNDDITGYAYDPEKAKALLKEAGYDGKEIELWAMPVPRPYMPDGQKIAEAIQKNLADVGIPSKIVSFEWATYLEKAQNGEADAFLLGWTGDNGDADNFIYTLLDADNIGSNNYTFYDNPELHKLLVAAQTEVNEDKRNELYKQAQVIISEDAPWVPLAHSIPILAASTKVTNYFAHPTGSDRLEAVDMN; encoded by the coding sequence ATGAAGAAAAAGAAGCTTTGGTCTTTGGGCGTAATGCTAATCCTTGTTCTCTCAACAATGTTAGCTGCGTGTAGTTCTGGCTCTGATGGCAAGGATACAGGTTCGAAGGATACGTCAACTGGCGGAGATTCAGCTAGCAGCGGTGAAAAAACATTAGTATATGGTCGAGGTGGCGACTCCACAGCTCTTGACCCTGCAACAGTAACAGAAGGTGAATCTTTTAAAGTAACAGTGAATATCTATGAAACACTTATTAATTTTGGAGAACAAGATGTTACTTTAAAGCCTGGTTTAGCAAAATCATGGAAAGCTTCAGAAGATGGCTTAACTTACACATTCCAGCTTGAAGAAGGTGTAAAGTTCCACGACGGTTCAGATTTTAATGCAGAAGCGGTTGCAAAAAACTTTGAGCGCTGGAAAGCTGGTGCAGATAAGTTCCCATACTTTATGTCTCAATTTACGATGGGCGGGGAGCAAATCATTGAATCCATTACACCAGAAGGCGATTATACAGTTGTCTTTAAGTTGAAACAACCACAAGCACCATTCTTGAAAAATTTAGCGATGTCGCCATTTGCCATTGCTTCTCCAAAAGCATTTGAAGCGAATGACGATGCACTAATTGATAAACCAGTTGGAACAGGTCCATTCAAATTTGTAAATTGGACACGTAATGATTCTATTACAATTGAGAAAAATACTGATTATCGTATTGCAGGGTTACCAAAATTAGATAAAGTAATTTTCCGTTCTATCCCTGATAATTCAGCACGCTTAAATGCACTAAATAATGGTGAAGTAGATGTAGTAGATGGCTTAAGCCCATCAGATAAAGGATCGATTGAAACAAATGGCGATCTACAATTAATCGAACGTCCATCTATGAACGTAGGCTACCTTGGATTAACAGTAACACGTCCACCTTTCGATAACGTTAAAGTTCGTCAAGCTGTGAACTATGCCATTGATAAGCAAGCGTTAGTAGATGCGTTCTACGAAGGTTTAGCTGAGCCTGCTAAAAATCCAATGCCACCAGTTATTGCTGGCTACAATGATGATATTACAGGCTATGCTTATGACCCTGAAAAAGCAAAAGCATTGCTAAAAGAAGCAGGCTATGACGGTAAAGAAATTGAGCTATGGGCAATGCCAGTACCACGTCCGTATATGCCAGATGGTCAAAAAATTGCAGAAGCGATTCAAAAGAATTTAGCTGATGTCGGAATTCCATCTAAAATCGTCTCATTCGAATGGGCTACGTATTTAGAAAAAGCTCAAAATGGTGAAGCGGATGCGTTCTTACTTGGTTGGACAGGTGATAACGGCGATGCTGATAACTTTATTTACACATTATTAGACGCTGATAATATCGGTTCAAACAACTACACATTCTACGACAACCCTGAGTTACACAAATTATTAGTTGCTGCACAAACAGAAGTGAATGAAGACAAACGTAATGAGCTTTACAAACAAGCGCAAGTAATTATTTCTGAGGATGCACCTTGGGTTCCACTAGCACACTCTATTCCTATCTTAGCTGCAAGTACAAAAGTGACAAATTACTTTGCACATCCAACAGGTTCTGATCGTTTAGAAGCAGTAGATATGAATTAA
- a CDS encoding ABC transporter permease, translating to MLHYMGRRLFQLIPVLLGMTFIVFMLIRLIPGNPAQVILGQQATKEAVEALNASLGLDKPWYTQYFGYLGGIFQGDLGVSLRTKLPVSQEIFPYLAATAELAIFAMIIAVIIGVNAGIISAWFQNSWFDYTAMVVALIGVSVPVFWLGLMEQWAFSIQLGWLPTSGRNDVRDPITAITHFYLLDTLMQGRFDQFTEVLKRLILPGVALATIPMAIIARITRSSMLEVMRSDYVRTARAKGQKMFIVVYKHALKNAVIPVLTVIGLQTGLLLGGAILTETIFSWPGIGRYIYDAIGFRDYPVIQSGILVVAFIFIMINLIVDLLYTVIDPRIKYK from the coding sequence ATGCTTCACTATATGGGAAGACGTTTATTTCAATTAATCCCAGTTTTGCTTGGAATGACTTTTATCGTCTTTATGCTCATTCGTCTAATTCCTGGTAATCCTGCACAAGTTATTTTAGGTCAGCAGGCGACGAAAGAGGCGGTTGAGGCATTAAACGCAAGTTTAGGATTAGATAAACCATGGTATACGCAATATTTTGGCTATTTGGGGGGGATTTTTCAGGGCGATTTAGGCGTGTCTTTGCGTACAAAGTTACCTGTGTCACAAGAGATTTTTCCTTATTTAGCGGCAACAGCAGAATTAGCGATATTTGCAATGATTATAGCAGTCATTATTGGTGTCAATGCAGGTATTATTTCAGCTTGGTTCCAAAATTCATGGTTTGATTATACCGCTATGGTTGTTGCGTTAATTGGTGTATCTGTTCCGGTGTTTTGGTTAGGTTTAATGGAACAATGGGCATTTAGCATTCAGCTTGGTTGGTTGCCTACATCTGGACGTAATGATGTACGAGACCCGATAACCGCAATTACGCATTTTTATTTGCTGGATACACTGATGCAAGGCAGATTTGATCAATTTACAGAAGTGTTAAAGCGGTTAATCTTACCAGGGGTGGCGCTTGCTACGATTCCTATGGCGATTATTGCAAGGATTACCCGTTCGTCTATGCTTGAGGTCATGCGCTCTGATTATGTTCGAACAGCGAGAGCAAAAGGACAAAAAATGTTTATCGTCGTTTACAAACATGCATTGAAAAATGCCGTTATTCCAGTGTTAACAGTTATTGGTTTACAAACAGGGTTGCTACTAGGTGGTGCCATTTTAACAGAAACCATTTTCAGTTGGCCTGGCATTGGTCGTTATATTTATGATGCAATCGGATTCCGAGACTATCCAGTTATACAATCGGGTATTTTAGTTGTTGCTTTTATTTTCATTATGATTAATTTAATTGTCGATCTACTTTACACAGTGATAGATCCACGCATTAAATACAAATAG
- the nikC gene encoding nickel transporter permease yields the protein MTGAIDIKKEAMASQERAAGPWREGWRSFKKSKISLVGAGIVIFFIVLAVFGPSIAPQGINEQDLSKRLLAPSSAHWFGTDDFGRDIFSRIIHGARISLRIGFFAVILSVIVGSLLGILAGYYGKWVDTIISRIFDIMLAFPSILLAIAVVAVLGPSLQNALIAIAIINVPNFGRLIRSKVLSVKEEEYIVAAKAIGMRDSRILFSHILPNSMTPIIVQGTLAIATAIIEAAALGFLGLGAQAPAPEWGKMLADARIYLLKAPWTMIFPGLAIMLTVLGFNLMGDGLRDALDPKMKS from the coding sequence ATGACTGGTGCGATAGATATAAAAAAAGAAGCAATGGCAAGTCAAGAGCGAGCGGCAGGGCCTTGGAGAGAGGGCTGGCGCAGCTTTAAAAAAAGCAAAATCTCCCTTGTTGGTGCTGGTATTGTCATATTTTTTATTGTCCTTGCTGTTTTTGGCCCTTCCATTGCGCCACAAGGAATCAATGAACAGGACTTATCGAAACGATTATTGGCGCCTTCCAGTGCACATTGGTTTGGAACAGATGACTTTGGACGAGATATATTCTCTAGAATTATTCATGGTGCCCGTATTTCGTTAAGAATTGGTTTTTTTGCTGTAATTCTTTCAGTTATTGTAGGGAGCTTACTTGGAATTCTTGCAGGGTATTATGGCAAGTGGGTTGATACGATTATTTCTCGCATTTTTGATATTATGTTGGCGTTTCCTAGTATTTTATTAGCAATTGCTGTAGTGGCTGTACTTGGGCCATCATTACAAAATGCATTAATTGCCATTGCGATTATTAATGTACCAAACTTTGGGCGCTTAATTCGGTCAAAAGTGTTGAGTGTAAAAGAAGAAGAATATATCGTAGCTGCCAAAGCGATAGGGATGCGTGATTCACGTATTTTATTCTCACATATTTTACCCAATTCGATGACACCGATTATTGTGCAGGGGACACTTGCCATTGCGACGGCGATTATTGAAGCGGCTGCTCTAGGTTTCCTCGGATTAGGGGCACAGGCACCAGCACCTGAATGGGGAAAAATGCTAGCTGACGCGCGTATCTACTTACTAAAAGCACCATGGACGATGATTTTCCCAGGGTTAGCTATCATGCTTACGGTATTAGGGTTTAATTTAATGGGAGATGGTCTACGGGATGCGCTCGATCCGAAAATGAAAAGCTAA